A single window of Canis lupus familiaris isolate Mischka breed German Shepherd chromosome 7, alternate assembly UU_Cfam_GSD_1.0, whole genome shotgun sequence DNA harbors:
- the LOC119872478 gene encoding ATP synthase F(0) complex subunit C2, mitochondrial-like, with protein sequence MDARTTCVSTHLLLRSTSQLLSCSLSAALLKPPETLTDGCQQLGSPTSPTSLLPSRSFRTSTISRAITPAATLTGPGAATVGAAGSGAGTGIVFGSLITGYDRNPFLKQKLFSYAILGCALLEATGSFA encoded by the coding sequence ATGGACGCACGTACAACGTGCGTCTCCACCCACCTGTTGCTCAGGAGCACCTCTCAGCTGTTGAGCTGCTCACTGTCTGCAGCGCTGCTAAAACCACCAGAGACACTGACAGATGGCTGTCAGCAGCTTGGCAGCCCCACGTCCCCgacctccctccttcccagccGCAGCTTCCGAACCAGCACCATTTCAAGGGCCATTACCCCAGCAGCCACGCTCACTGGGCCTGGGGCTGCCACGGTAGGGGcagctggctctggggctggaacTGGGATTGTGTTTGGGAGCCTCATCACTGGTTACGATAGGAACCCTTTTCTGAAGCAAAAGCTGTTCTCCTACGCCATTCTGGGCTGTGCGCTCTTGGAGGCCACGGGCTCTTTTGCCTGA